CCGAAAAACCCAAACCTGCTCCGGTCAAAAAAGAGGCTCCCCGCGCGGTCAAATCATCCGTCGGAACGGGCGGCAAGGAGCTGGTGGGCAAAGCGGGAACGATGCACGTCGGCGGGGAGGGATTCGAATACGATTTCTATCTGGCGGTGGTGCAGTCGAAGATCGAGCAGAATTTCCGCCCGCCGCCCGGTGTGCGAGGGCAAACCCTCGCCACGGTGGCCTTCCGCATCGAAAAAAACGGTATGATTACGAGCGTTACTCTGGCCAAGTCATCAGGCAATCTCCTCATAGATCAGGCCGCCGAACGCGCGATTCGCGCCGCCGGCCGTTTTCCGCCGCTTCCCCCGCAGTACGACAAGGGAGTGCTGGACATCAACTTTGAATTCGTCGTCAATCCCGCTGCGAGTGGATAGCGGAGCGTGATGAAAAAAACTGTATCGCTGGCAATCGTTCTGCTGTTCTTTGTCAGTCTCGCGGGTTACGCCCAGCCGATTACGCTGCGCATGGAGACGCGCTCGGTCGCGCGCATGGAGATCGTGGTCATGCCGTTCCACGCCGCTCGCGACAGCGCCTTTGCCGGAGAACTTCCCAAAACGCTGCGCGACATCGTCAACGGCGATCTCGGCTACTGCGGTTATTTCAACGTGATCGAACCCGAAGACCTGCCGCCCGATACGCTGGTCAAGGTCAAACGGGTGGGAAAAACCTACGACACGCTGCGCGTGTTCACCGGCTCGACGGCGGCCCGCGTGCACGGCTCGGTGACGGTCGAGTGGAACGGAGTGACGGCGGGAATCGCCATCTTCCAGCCGCCCATCAAGGACCCGATCCATATCAAGGACTTTCGCTTCAAGGCCGATGATCTGCGCGCGGCGGGTCACGAGATCGCCACCTGGATCACGCGCATGGTGACCGGCGAAGAGGGCGCGTTCACCTCGAAGATCGTCTTCGTCGTGAAAACCGGCGACAACAAAAACCTGTGGATCATGGACTGGGACGGATCCAATCCCCGCAGCCTGACGCAGGATCGCACGCTCAACATGTCGCCCACCTGGGCGCCCGACGGCAAGACGCTCTATTTCACCTCGTTCCGCGACGGCAACGCCGACGTTTTCCGCTACGATCTGCCGACCGGGAAAGTCACGTCCTTCGTGGCGACGCCGCGCGTGGACAGCGCACCCTGCGTCTCGTCGGACGGTGAGTGGATCGTCTACAGTTCGGCGGTGGACGGCAATTCCGAAATCTACCGGATTCGTCCCGACCGCAGCGACCGGACTCAACTCACCATCAGTTGGGGAGTGGACACGTCGCCTTCGTGGTCGCCGACCGGACGCGAACTCGTATTCACCTCCGACCGCACGGGAACGCCGCAGATCTATCGAATGGATTTCGACGGCGCCAACGTCCGCCGCTTGACGTGGAACGCGAACTACAATGAAACGGCCCGCTGGTCGCCGCGCGGAGATTTGGTCGCCTTTGCCAGCCGCGAGATCGGATTTCAGGTGTTCACGATTTCTCCCGACGGCAGCGGCGAGCGGCGTGTCACCGGCGAAGGTTCGAATTTCGATCCGTGTTGGTCACCCGACGGCATGAAAATCGTCTATACCTCGGTGTGCGGCGGACAGTCGTCCATCTACACCTGCAATTGGGACGGCAGCAACCACCGTCAGCTCTCGTTCGGCTTGAACGCTTCCCAACCCCAGTGGGGCCCGGCCGTTCCGCTGACGGAGCGTTCGGATTGATCCGCTGATGAGGAGATTCGCAGCCCATGTCCGCTGACCGGGTGGTGGTTTGCACGCCGACGTTTCATCGCGCCGAACTGCTCAAGCGCGCGATTGAATCGGTGCTCGGCCAGACCTACCGCGACTTCGAGCACGTTGTGGTGCAGGACGGATGCGATCGCGGGGGAGAATGCGCGGCTTGCCGAGAAACGGCCGCCGTCGGCGAGCGGTTCCAGAAACACGATCCACGGTTTCGCTTCGTTGTGCTTCCCGAACACATGGGGGGATACGGATTCTACTCGCGGAACTGGGCTATCGAGCATTCCGATGCGCCGCTCATCGCCTATCTGGACGATGACAACTGGTGGGAGCCTACGCATCTGGAGACGTTGGTAAATGCGCTGCGCGTGAGCCGCGCGTCGTTCGCTTTCAGCGGTACGATTATGCGCGACCAGCGTGGGCGAACGATCCACCGGCGCATCTCCCGGCGTCCCTACTACATGGGAATTGACACCAACGAGATCGTTCACCGCCGCGAGCTGATCGGTAAATATGGCGCTTGGAAACCCACCGATGCGGCCGTACACAATCACGACTGGGAACTCGTGGCCAGATGGCTGCGAAGCGGAGAAACTTTCGCGCCATCGGGAGAAGCCACCACCAACTACCCGCTCAATCCCGGCCGTTCGGCTCTGGGCTATTGGTATTCCTTCGCCAAACGTCGCCTTTTCTACGAACTGTCGCGGGTCTTCCAGAACGCCGATCATCGCTATCGCGCACGCGACGTGACGTCGAAATAGGCGGCCGCAGGTCCAATCGTTTTCGAGTGATGCCGTCCTGCGGACGGCGAGAAGATATTCCGTCAGGTCTGATTGGATTTCCAACAACCCGAAACACTTCATATCCATCATGGAGAGAACATGAAAAAGCAATTTCTCATCCGCGTTATGCCGGTCATGCTTATGATTGTCTTGGCCGGTGCCATCGCGTTGACTGGCTGCAAGAAGAAGATGCCCAAGGAAGCTCCGCCTCCGCCCCCGAAGGTGGAGGAAGTTGCACCGCCCCCCCCGCCCGACACGACCGGACAGGCCGAGCGTGAGCGTCAGGCGGCGATGGACGCTGACCGGGCGCGCATTCAGGCGGTGTACTTCGATTTCGACAAGAGCGTGATCCGTCCCGATCAGCGCAGCAAGATCACGACCAATGCCGACATCTTCCGTAACTGGACCGAATGGGCTGTCTCGATCGAGGGCCACTGCGACGAGCGCGGCACGACCGAATACAACCTGGCTCTGGGTGAGCGTCGCGCCACGTCGGCCAAACAGGCGCTGGTGGCGGCCGGAGTGGATGCGGCTCGCGTCTCGACGGTCAGCTACGGCGAAGAGCGGCCGGTGGATCCGGGTCACAACGAAGCGTCCTGGTCCCGGAATCGGCGGGCGGAATTCCGCGTTAAGTAATCCACTTTCCTTTGCGAGGTTTCGTCATGTTTGAGCGGCCGTTGCAAACGGCGCGGGCGCTCCGTGTGGGCTCCGTCTGGATTTCCATTCTCGGAGCGTTGCTGCTTACCGTGGGATGTGCGTCGCGCAAGCAGGTGTTCGTGATTCAGGAAGACACCCGCTACATCCGTATGTCGGTGGATAGCCTGAAGCGGCAGCAGAAAGCCGCGCAGGAGGCGCTGGCGTCGCTCGACGATCAGGTGCGAGCCATGCGCGCGACCGCCGAGTACGGTTCGTCTACGCTCGAAGAGAAGGTGGAGACGCTGGCTTCGCGGCTGGACGAGATTCTCACGCGTATGGACCGTGCGCTCTCGCCCCTCGAGGAATTCATGCGCCGGCAAGCGGTGACCGACACCTCCGTCGCTCCGGTGATGGGATCGGATTATTACGATGCGGCCGTGCGGGACCTCGGTCTCGGCAACTATGATCTTGCCGAAGTGGGATTCCTCCAATTCCTCGAGAACTATCCCAAGAGCGATCTGGCCGATGACGCACGCTATGGCTTGGCCGAAACCCACTACGCGCGCAAGAAATACGACGAGGCCGCCGATGAATTCCGTCGTGTGATTGCCACCGCTCCCTCGGGGAACAAGACTCCCGCCGCCATGCTCAAACTGGGTCTCTGCTATCGCGCCATGCAGGATAATCGCGAGGCGCGGAAAACGTGGGAAGATCTCATCACAAAGTTTCCCTACTCGGATGAGGCCAAGGTCGCCCGTCAGCGTTTGGATGAGATCGGCGGCGGACGCTGATCCGGTTTCTATTCCAAGCGGACTGCCCCACTACGTCTATGGCGCGGTGGGGTTTTCCGTCTGTGATTCCGTTTCCATGAGTGCGAATTCTCACGCGAGAGTAACCATGAACGTCAGGTTTTCATTTCGACGCGTAGGATTACCGGTACTGCTCTCCTGTTTCTGGACGATGGCCGCCGTCGCTCAGAGTTCGCCCGACAGTCTGGTCGTTGCGAGTCAGATGGCCATCGAGGAGAGTCTCACCACCGGGAAGACCGACACCGCCGCTCCCGTGGTCGTTTCGATAATTCCCGTGCGAGACACGGTAATCGAGCGGAAGACACATATCCCGCGAGTACCGGGTGTTCCCGTCGTTCTGGATGGCGACACGCTGTTTCGCGTCTATCCCCGCGCGCTGACGGCGGCCGAACGCGCCGAACGGGTGAACCGCGTCCTGCAATTCATCGTCGAATCGGAAGCGATCAATCCCACGCAGCTGCAGGCCGTGGATGGCGACAGCACCTCGGACATCGTGTTGGACACGCTCATCATACTCAGCATTACCGACGATGACGCGGCGATTGCCGGAGTATCGCGCAGCGAGCTGGCGGAGCGGCACACGCAGGAACTGATTCAGGCTCTTACTCAAACGCGGCGGGAGATGCGTTTGCACGTGATGCTGATCCGTCTGGGACTGGCCATCCTGATTCTGGCGGGAGTCGGAGCCGCGTGGTGGCTCTTGGCCTGGTTTTTCCCGCGCGTCTATTCGCGGATTCGAAGCTGGAAGGGAAAGATCATCCGGCCGCTGCGAATCGGTCAACTGGAACTCGTCAGCGCGGCCACGGCCACCGCGTTCAGTGTCCTTCTCGCTCAGCTCGTGCGCTGGACGGCGACGCTCTTTCTTCTATACTTCGGTCTGGCTCGCATTCTGAATCTGTTCCCCGCCACGGCCCGCTGGAACGTTCGACCCGTACTCATCGGTGTGGGGCTGACGATTCTGGCGACGTTCTTCGCGTGGGCGGTTTTCCGCCTTCTGCGGCTCTCATTTGGCGCGTTGCTGCGTCGCGTATCACACTGGAAAGGCACGCTGGTCAAGGGCATCCGGCTGCGCTCGGTGGAGATTCTGTCGGAAGACCGTCTCCTCGAGATAATCGAATTCGGCATCCGAGTGATGCGCTTCGCCGTCTATGTGGTGCTGAGCTATGGCTATCTGACCCTTGTCTTCAGCTTTTTCTCCTTCACGAGAACCTGGTCAGCCACGCTGTTTCGATTTGTGATGAATCCGCTCGTCGGAGCGGGCATCTCGCTGGTGAACTACCTGCCCTCGCTGTTCACCATTCTGGTGATAATTCTCATCGCCCGCTATGCGATCAAGCTGGTGCACTGGATCTTCAGCGAAATCGGCAAGGGAACAATTCCCCTCCCGGGATTCTATCCGGAATGGGCCGACCCGACCTACAAGATCGCGCGATTCCTGGTCGTCGTCTTTGCCGTTATCGTCATCTTCCCTTATCTTCCCGGTTCCAGTTCAAGAGTATTCCAGGGAATCTCGATCTTCGTCGGAGTCGTATTCTCCCTCGGTTCCACGTCGGCGATTGCCAACATCGTAGCTGGAGTGATTATGACCTACATGCGGCCGTTCAAGGTCGGAGATCGCGTGAAGATCGCCGATACGATGGGCGACGTGGTGGAGAAAACCCTGCTGGTGACGCGCGTCCGTACCATCAAAAACGTGGACATCACCGTTCCCAATGCAATGGTGCTGGGCAGTCACATCATCAATTTCAGTTCGGCGGCTCAGGAGCAGGGACTCATCCTGCACACGACCGTCACCATCGGCTATGACGCGCCGTGGCGGAAAGTCCATGAACTGCTGCTGGCCGCCGCCGCCGCTACGCCGAACGTGCTGAAAGAGCCCGCGCCCTTCATTTTGCAGACGGCGTTGAATGATTTCTATGTGAGCTACGAGCTGAATGCCTACACGGATCAGCCGGGGATCATGGCCAAGACCTACTCCGAACTCCATCAGAGTATTCAGGACAAGTTCTTCGAGGCGGGCGTGGAGATCATGTCCCCGCACTACAGTGGAGTGCGTGACGGCAACCGCGCGGCCATTCCCGACGAATATCTGCCGAAAGGTTATCAGGTCCCGCCGTTCCGTGTCTCGCAGATTTTCGGCAAGAAGGAACCACCGGCCGAGTAGAGACTCGAAACCGTGAACTCATTTCGACTCATACAACCAGGGCGGCCCGTGCGGGCCGCCCGAATTTCCTCCCGGTGGTGACTCTCCCGAGTCACCCGTTCGTCTGTGCTATTGCTCACTTATTTCGCCGGGGGGCGAGGCGGCGAGATTCTGAACGCGCTCGGGAGAGAGCGTGCCCACCGAAATCAGCACTTTCATCGCCTGATCTACCGACAGAGAAAGCGGGACGAAATCGTGCGACTTGCAGAGAAGGAGGAATCCGGTGGTCACGTTGGGAGTGGTGGGCACGAAGATCACGGTGTGGGCTTGATCCGAGTTTTCGGGAACATTCCATGTATGTTCGGATGTGACGAAACCAAGCGACCACGCCTGCTCGGTGGGAAATCGTACCGCCACCACCCGTTGAAAACTCGATTTGTCTCCGAACAACACGTCGGCTACCTTGCGAATCCCGCCGTACACTTCGCGGACGAACGGAATGCGGCGGAGGATCGTATCGAAGACGTCCAACATCCGCCGTCCCATCACGCGACTGACCGCGAATCCGACGATGGTGATCAGGATAACGGTCACCAGAAACGCCACCACGTCGGCGGCGGTGGTCACCAGCCCGGCATAGCGGCCGTGTCCCAAGAGTGTCTCGGCCAGTCGCCGCATGAGCGGCGAGAGCTGTCCGCCCACAAGTCGCACCGCCAAGAGGACGATATAGACGGTCAGCCAGACCGGAGCCAGCACCACCAGGCCGGTCACGAAATGTCGTCGGAAGTGTACCGCCAGCGATCGTTTGGGGATTTCGGTGGATGGAGAACTCTGTGTCATGCCGTCTCCTTTCAGAAAAAAGACCCGACTCCTCGCGACGCCGGGTCTCTGCGAATCACGATCCGCCGATACTACTTCTTGGCGGATTCGATCTCGATCTTGTAGATCGTTTCTCCCTGACCCACGAATCCCCGCGCCCGCGCGGCTCGATCGAGAGCCAGTTCATCACCTACCCGGAGATCGGCCAGATACTCCTGCAGCAACTGCTTCCGCTCCTCCAGCAAGCAAATCTGTTCCTGTTGAGCGTGCTTCTCACTGCGAAGACCGGAACTGTTCCACAGTCCCGATTTGCCGAACACGAACCACGCGCTGAATGCGAAGAAGCAGACAGCGACGACGGGCAACGGCTGAAAAAGCCAGAATCTCTTGTTCGTACGTCTGGCCATTACTTCCACACTGATCCGAAATACAGCGCTTCGTCGCCGAGTTCTTCTTCGATGCGAAGCAGCTGGTTGTATTTGGCGATGCGGTCGGTGCGCGAGGCGCTGCCGGTTTTGATCATCCCGCAACCGATGGCGACGGCCAAATCGGCGATGAACGTATCTTCCGTCTCGCCCGAGCGGTGCGAGATGATTTGCGTATAGCCTGCGCGACGGGCCAGATCCACCGTATCGAGCGTTTCCGACAGCGTGCCGATCTGATTTACCTTGATCAGAATCGAATTGGCCACGCCCTTCTCAATGCCTTCCGAGAGCAGCTTGACGTTGGTGACGAACAGATCGTCGCCCACCAGTTGCACCTTCTTGCCGAGCTTCGAGGTCAGAAGTTTCCAGCCCTCCCAGTCGTTCTCACCCATGCCGTCTTCGATGGAAATGATCGGATAGTCCTTGCAGAGCGCGGAGTAGTATTCGGCCAGCTCGGCGGCGTCGAGCGTGTTGTCATCACAGGTGAGTTCGTATTTGCCGGTCTTGCGGTTGTAGAATCCCGAGGCCGCGCAGTCGAGCGCCACGAAAATCTGTTCCCCGGCCTTGTAGCCGGCGGCCTTGATCGCCTTCAGAATGTCTTCAATGGCTTCGCGGTGCGACTTGAGAGCCGGAGCGAACCCGCCCTCGTCGCCCACGTTGGTGGAGTGACCGGCTTCCTTGAGTACCTTTTTCAGGTGGTGGAACGTCTCCACCCCCGCCCGCAGCCCGTCGGAAAAGGTCGGGAAACCGCGCGGAACGATCATGAATTCCTGGATATTGAGCGGATTGTCGGCGTGTGCGCCGCCGTTGATCACGTTCATGAACGGCACCGGCAGCACCTTCGCTCCCACGCCGCCCAGATACTGGTAAAGCGGCAACTCCACCGCCTCGGCCGCGGCTTTGGCCACTGCCAGGCTCACCGCCAGCATCGCATTGGCACCCAGCTTGGACTTGTTTTCCGTGCCGTCCAGCGACAGAAGGGTCGTATCCACCGACTGTTGATAGATCGCGTCCTGTCCGATCAGCTCGTCGGCGATCTCGGTGTTCACGTTCTTAACGGCGTCCAGAACGCCCTTCCCGAGGAAACGGTGGGCGTCACCGTCGCGCATCTCCAGCGCTTCGCTCTCGCCGGTGGACGCGCCCGAAGGAACCGTAGCCCGCCCCATCGCGCCGCCCGCCAGCACGACCTCCACCTCGACCGTGGGATTGCCGCGCGAGTCCAGAACTTCGCGGGCAAAAACGTCGGTAATCTCCGTCATATTCTGCTAACTTTCTGTGATTTGCTCACTTTCGCCGAAATATACGAAAAGAACGGGGCAAAGGCAAATTCGAGATGGCAAGCATTGCTGGTCCAGTCCGTGACAAACGCGGCCCGGTGGCCGCGTTCTGATTAGTCTTCGCTCTTGTCTTCCGCTTCGTCCCCGCCCTCGCGCGCCAGCAGCGACTCGTAGATGTTCAGCGCGCGGTCGTAATACTCTTCAGGAACCTGTATTCGCCACGGCCGCCCGATCTGCTGCGTACCGGTGATCCTTCCCAAGCCTCCGCCTTCCAGATCCGTCTTGACCACGTTGGGAATGCCCTCGTTGTCGAGGACCTCCGTCACCATCGCCACCCAAACCCCGCCTCCCAGTGGCGGGAGGGACTTCCACAGCGTGCGCTCGGCACCATATTCTGTCTTTTCCGTCATTTTTCGCCTCCTTCGTCCGTGTGTCCCTCAATGGGTTTGAAGTAGAAGAAACGATCCATGAGATTCACCCACTTCGAGAGGTCCTGCCCCTCGGGAGTTTCGCTGCGCACGCGCTCGAAGGCGTCGCATTTACTGTCCAGCTCATCGAGATAATGCAGCACCAGCGCTTCCAGCGTCATCGGCTTGACCGGCGAGCCCATGCTGCCGTCCCCTTGATGGGATAGGATCAGATGCAACACCTGCCGCCGAGTTTCCTCCGGAAAGTCCGGCAGTTCAGCGATTTTCTTCTCGATCAGCATCGTCCCCAGCACGATATGGCCCACCAGACGGCCCTCCGTCGTATAGTCGAATCCCACGTCGCTGGTGAGTTCCACCACCTTCCCGACGTCGTGCAGTAGCGCGCCGGTTACGAGTAAATCGCGGTCGAGATTCGGATAGTGCCCGCCCACCAGATTCGCCAGCTTCGCCAGCGAAAGCGTATGTTCGGCCAGTCCGCCAAGGGTCGCGTGATGCCACATCTTCCCGCCCGGCGCATCCAGAAATCCGCGTAGGAACTCGCCCTCAAAAACGGCCTCGAGAAGCTCTCGCAAGCGCAGATTCTGAACGGAATGTATGAGTTCGCGAAGCTGCTTCTCGGCCTCGGTGGCGGAGACGGGCGAGTGGGGAAGGAACTGCCGGCGGTCGGCGGCTTCTTCCTCCGTTGCCAACCGAATGCGCGACAGGATCAGTTGCGGCAGATCGCGGTAGCTGTCGGTAATGCCCTCGACCTTCACCACGTCTCCCGCTTGACCCGTCTTGACGATCTCCTCGAATCCTTCCCACATCTTGGCTTCAAGGTGGCCAGAGGCGTCCTGCAGCCGCAGTTCAAGGTACGGCTCGCCGGAGCGCTTGGGCTTGGTCTCGATCTTCGTAAGCAAATAAAAACCGGTCACTTTGTCACCGGCGGGAAGCTCACGGACCTGAGCCAGCGGAGGGGATGTCTGGGGGGTGACAACCATGGATTCAATATGCAAGGATTTAGGGAAAGGGTCAAGGGGGACAGATACTCATTCTTTTAAACAACATGGGCACACAACTTGTGCGCCCATAAGTTCATCTTGTAGGGGCGGCCCGTAGCCTGTCCTGAACGTAGTGAAGGATGGCCGCCCGCGCTGCTACATCCGATAACTCAGCGTCACCAGCGCCGTTGTCGAAGAAATATCCTCATTCACGAGGCCGGTAGGGGAACCGTCGGTGGTCTTACGGGAGAAGCCGGTGAACTGCAAGCCCGCGTCAATCATCACACTGCGGTCTACGAGGACGCCCACGCCGAAGCTGAACAGGTGACGGTCCGCATCATCGCCCAGAGGTTTGTAATTATTCGGTTCGAAAGCATAGCCGCCGCGCAGCCGCAAGCCGTAAGCCGGGAACAGGTACTCGCCGCCCATGGAGAGACGAACGGTATTCTGGTAGTCATCCTTGATCTGCTGGTTGGCCGAGGCCCGGCTCACCGGTACTCCATTCACTTTGTAAGGTGTATCCGAGCGGAATTCCATGGCTGTCCAGTCGCGCATCTCGACGTCCGCCGCCAAAAGCCAGCGGGCTTGAGCGAACGAGGCTCCGAAGCGGAACACCGCCGGATAGGTCATGCGATAGTCATCATAGCCAAACGACCCGTTGTAGGTCCACTCTTCGCTGATCTTCGTGCTGAGTGGAGTCTGCAACATCGCGCCGATGCGCGCAAATCGTCCGAGCCGGAACAGCCCGCCGAAATTGGCTCCCCACGCCGAGAGATCAGTGGTGAGCGTCCACTCCGAGTAATGCGATCCGGTTTCATCTCGGTAGGTTGTGGTCCGCGAAAAATCAACCGGGCCTGTCCAGTAGTTGATTCCCATGCCGAGGGCCAGATTGGGCGTCACGTCCACTGCTCCGGCCAGCGACCAGAGACCGAGCCGGCCACTCATGAGTGCGTTATAGGTGTCCCAAAAGGGAGCGTCAACACGGCTGGGTACGAAGGATGAGAGTTCCTTCGCTCCGTCGAAACCGTATACCTGCGTATATCCAAACGCGAAGCTCATCGCGCCTTGATAGACTGGAACGGGAAAGACGATTCCCAGATTATTCAGGCGGAAATTGCTCGATGTACCTTCCCGCGAGACACCATAATACTCAGCCTTGTTCTGGAGAGCGCTGCGCGAGATCGAGGCCTGCACTTCGATTCGTTTGACCTGCGCAAGTCCGGCCGGATTCCACCAGATCGAGGAGTAGTCGTCGGCGATGCCGGTGTAGGTTCCGGCCAGACCCAAGGGTCGCGCCGCCGATCCCACGTACTGTCCAGTAGATAACAGAAGCTGCTCGGGGATCTTCGCTTGGGAAGCAGCAAGGTTGCAGAGGATCAGCATTGCCGCCAGCGTGGCAGTGAGTTTCATAAGCATATCTTATCGTCCCTCGCGGCCGCCGCGTTTGTTCGGATCTGGAGGAGGTTGCTGTCCCTGTGGCTTGGTTGTATTGGGTGGAGGCCCCTGCTTCGCCCCATCCGAGGGAGGCGGCTGATTCTCCGGCGGTCTGGCGTAGGTGCCGCCTCCCGGGGGAGCCGGTGGCGGAGCCCCATAATTGCCGCCCCCTTCCGGGCGACCCATGAGACCGGGACGCTTCGACGGCGGCTCGGCCGGAACACCGCTGCCGCCCGGATTCGGATACCACCAGTACCACGGATCATTCCGCGAATACCACCACGGAGTGCCGTAATAGTCGTAATACCCGTAGTACGACCAGTAGTAGTCCGGGGAAAAGTTGTAGAAATCGAATCCCCACAGCGTGCGGCCCCGCGGACGACCCCAGTAGGACCAATTATCGTAGTAGGGATAGCTGTCGTATCCCTCATACTCCGGTTTGGTCAGGGTCGTGTCAATGGCGGTGGAATCGTAGCGGTTGTAGATCTGGCTGTACGGCCCCGTGCCATCCCGTTCCATTCCGGGATGGTAGAACTTGGTGTAGCAGCCGGCGGTCAGCAGCATCAGCAGCACGGCGGGAATCACTATTTTCGCGGCGATATTCATCGGTTTCCTCCTCCTCCAAAATGGGGGGACGCCGGATTTACGGGACTCAGATGAAGAGATGACAAGTAGCCCTCTATTCTTGGGCTGCGGACTCCCGCCCGCAGCGAAGGTGCGAGAATCAGCTTTCGAGCAGCCTCAGAATGATCGCCTTCTGCATGTGCAGGCGATTCTCCGCCTGATCGAAGACCACGCTGCGCGGTCCGTCCATCACCTCGTCGGTGATTTCCCGGCCCCGCTCGGCGGGCAGGCAGTGCATGACGATGCAATCCTTGTCGGCCTTGCTCAGCAGAGTGGAATTGATTTGAAACTCGCGCAAAGCGCGTTCCTTCTCGGCGACCTGATCCTTTTGACCCATCGAAGCCCAGACGTCCGTGTACAGAACGTGAGCTCCGACAACAGCCGATTGCGGATCATGGGAAACGGTGACTTTCGAGACCCCCGCCTTCTGCGCCCGTTCGAGGCAGG
This window of the bacterium genome carries:
- a CDS encoding DUF2007 domain-containing protein; this translates as MTEKTEYGAERTLWKSLPPLGGGVWVAMVTEVLDNEGIPNVVKTDLEGGGLGRITGTQQIGRPWRIQVPEEYYDRALNIYESLLAREGGDEAEDKSED
- a CDS encoding HD domain-containing protein, with the protein product MVVTPQTSPPLAQVRELPAGDKVTGFYLLTKIETKPKRSGEPYLELRLQDASGHLEAKMWEGFEEIVKTGQAGDVVKVEGITDSYRDLPQLILSRIRLATEEEAADRRQFLPHSPVSATEAEKQLRELIHSVQNLRLRELLEAVFEGEFLRGFLDAPGGKMWHHATLGGLAEHTLSLAKLANLVGGHYPNLDRDLLVTGALLHDVGKVVELTSDVGFDYTTEGRLVGHIVLGTMLIEKKIAELPDFPEETRRQVLHLILSHQGDGSMGSPVKPMTLEALVLHYLDELDSKCDAFERVRSETPEGQDLSKWVNLMDRFFYFKPIEGHTDEGGEK
- a CDS encoding outer membrane protein transport protein; amino-acid sequence: MKLTATLAAMLILCNLAASQAKIPEQLLLSTGQYVGSAARPLGLAGTYTGIADDYSSIWWNPAGLAQVKRIEVQASISRSALQNKAEYYGVSREGTSSNFRLNNLGIVFPVPVYQGAMSFAFGYTQVYGFDGAKELSSFVPSRVDAPFWDTYNALMSGRLGLWSLAGAVDVTPNLALGMGINYWTGPVDFSRTTTYRDETGSHYSEWTLTTDLSAWGANFGGLFRLGRFARIGAMLQTPLSTKISEEWTYNGSFGYDDYRMTYPAVFRFGASFAQARWLLAADVEMRDWTAMEFRSDTPYKVNGVPVSRASANQQIKDDYQNTVRLSMGGEYLFPAYGLRLRGGYAFEPNNYKPLGDDADRHLFSFGVGVLVDRSVMIDAGLQFTGFSRKTTDGSPTGLVNEDISSTTALVTLSYRM